Proteins encoded in a region of the Lycorma delicatula isolate Av1 chromosome 6, ASM4794821v1, whole genome shotgun sequence genome:
- the LOC142326968 gene encoding uncharacterized protein LOC142326968: MNEIYNRLLHLALINNCCAENITEIIQNGADVNHIIFINSTCTKPDMIDIGKDFFEMIFINIYDLSFTKPLLVGLKLNRDKEIISALIDNGSDVNMIDDHGLTPLLYAINNKYTVEIINKLINLGADVNKCDIDGVTPLMYAIKNNSNEIIGNGADINAIDNKGYSPLIYAIKFECYIDVIIKLIEHGADVNVIDKNGLTPLNHAVHSHMFKEVIQILIDNGADVNICDNNGLTPIMYAVLFGKKSIKIEIISTLIENGADIDTIDKDGRTALSIASISAPFSSFKNF, encoded by the exons atgaatgaaatatataatcgTCTTCTACATTTGGCACTGATTAATAATTGTTGTGCTGAGAACATTACAGAAATCATTCAAAATGGTGCAGATGTTAATCACATTATATTCATTAACAGTACTTGTACTAAACCAGATATGATTGATATtggtaaagatttttttgaaatgatattcattaatatttatgactTGTCGTTTACTAAGCCATTATTAGTAGGTTTGAAACTTAATAGAGATAAGGAAATTATATCGGCACTTATTGATAATGGTTCAGATGTTAATATGATTGATGATCATGGATTAACACCATTATTATATGCGATAAATAACAAGTATACAgtagaaataatcaataaattgataaatttaggtGCAGATGTAAATAAATGTGATATTGATGGAGTTACACCTTTAATGTATGCAATTAAAAACAACAGTAATGAGATTATTG gTAATGGAGCTGATATTAATGCAATTGATAACAAAGGATATTCACCTCTCATTTATGCTATAAAGTTTGAGTGTTACATCGATGTGATCATTAAACTCATAGAACATGGAGCTGATGTTAATGTAATCGATAAAAATGGATTAACACCTTTAAATCATGCTGTTCATTCCCATATGTTTAAAGAAGTAATACAAATACTTATTGATAATG GTGCTGATGtaaatatttgtgataataaTGGTTTAACGCCAATAATGTATGCTgtattatttggtaaaaaaagtattaaaatagaaattatatctaCGTTAATTGAAAACGGTGCCGATATAGATACTATTGATAAAGATGGTCGTACAGCTTTATCAATAGCATCTATATCGGCACCGTTTTcaagctttaaaaatttttga